In bacterium, one genomic interval encodes:
- the lysA gene encoding diaminopimelate decarboxylase, whose protein sequence is MNFFEYKGRELYCEDVSVEEIAREVGTPFYLYSASTIERHFTVFTEAFSQRDHIVCYSVKANSNLAVLRLLADLGAGADIVSGGELFRALRAGIPADKIVFSGVGKRVDEIRSALEAEILMFNVESRDELLAINETGRKMGKRAPVALRVNPDVDPKTHPYISTGMKKNKFGIPITEALSIYREAAQLDWIEVLGVDCHIGSQLTTSGPFAEAVAKLMVLVNELEAGGMSIRYFDVGGGLGIVYDDESPPLPDNYANAIIDALGNSERTLILEPGRVIVGNAGILVTKTLYNKKGATKNFIIVDAGMNDLIRPSLYDAYQEVIPVVKNDREEMVADVVGPICESTDFLARDHKLPVMASGELLAVMSAGAYGFPMASQYNSRPRVAEVMVKGDRYQVIRDRETYEDLIKGEGFF, encoded by the coding sequence ATGAATTTCTTTGAATACAAAGGCCGGGAACTTTACTGCGAGGATGTATCGGTTGAGGAGATAGCTCGGGAGGTTGGGACCCCATTCTACCTTTACAGCGCCTCTACGATCGAAAGACACTTCACGGTATTTACCGAGGCTTTCTCACAGCGTGACCACATCGTCTGCTATTCGGTCAAAGCCAACTCGAACCTCGCGGTACTCAGGCTGCTTGCTGACTTGGGAGCTGGAGCGGATATCGTTTCCGGCGGGGAACTCTTCAGAGCTCTTCGCGCCGGCATCCCGGCAGACAAGATCGTCTTTTCCGGTGTGGGCAAGAGAGTTGATGAGATACGTAGTGCCCTTGAGGCCGAAATACTCATGTTCAACGTGGAGTCCAGAGACGAACTCCTCGCCATAAACGAGACGGGACGGAAAATGGGAAAAAGAGCGCCCGTAGCTCTCAGGGTAAACCCTGACGTTGACCCAAAGACCCACCCCTACATCTCCACCGGGATGAAGAAAAACAAGTTTGGTATCCCCATAACTGAGGCACTTTCCATTTACCGGGAAGCGGCGCAACTGGACTGGATCGAGGTGTTGGGAGTGGACTGCCACATCGGTTCCCAACTCACAACCTCCGGGCCGTTCGCAGAAGCAGTTGCCAAGCTTATGGTTCTGGTAAACGAACTGGAAGCCGGGGGAATGTCCATAAGGTACTTTGACGTGGGCGGCGGGCTTGGTATCGTTTACGATGATGAATCGCCCCCCTTGCCTGATAATTACGCCAATGCCATCATCGACGCTCTGGGTAACAGTGAAAGAACCCTGATACTGGAACCGGGACGGGTTATCGTCGGCAACGCCGGCATCCTGGTTACGAAAACCCTTTATAACAAAAAGGGAGCCACCAAGAACTTTATCATCGTGGATGCGGGCATGAACGACCTCATACGCCCGAGTCTGTATGACGCCTACCAGGAGGTCATCCCGGTCGTAAAAAACGACAGGGAGGAAATGGTAGCGGATGTGGTGGGGCCCATTTGCGAATCCACAGACTTCCTGGCCCGGGACCACAAACTCCCGGTAATGGCTTCGGGAGAACTGCTGGCGGTAATGAGCGCCGGGGCATACGGCTTTCCCATGGCCTCACAGTACAACTCCAGGCCGCGGGTCGCAGAGGTGATGGTCAAGGGCGACCGCTACCAGGTGATCCGGGACCGGGAAACATACGAGGATCTGATAAAGGGAGAGGGGTTCTTTTAA
- the argH gene encoding argininosuccinate lyase — protein MTKKPWQGRFNEETSRILEDFSQSVTFDRELYPQDIRGSMAHARMLGKQGIITEEDSELIIEGLEGILEELDGGSMPWESVLEDVHMNIETLLTERIGEAGGRLHTARSRNDQVALDLKLYVRDTCDVILERIERMLHCLLERAQEHSDTVMPGYTHLQRAQPVLLSHHLMAYFEMMRRDHGRFLSLKSSLNDSPLGAGALAGTPHPIDRTMTARELGFTDTTRNSMDTVSDRDFAAQFLFDAALCQIHLSRLAEEIVLWASAEFSFVTLPDGFATGSSMMPQKKNPDSAELVRGKTGRAIGNLTSLLVVLKGLPLTYNRDLQEDKEPIFDSVRTLTGSLEVMTGLMSDVQFEAANMEAAADGGFTTATDLADYIVEKGVPFREAHEITGKLVALCLAKGCGLSDLDINEMREECGLIDADVFNILKVTSSVARRDIPGGTAGNQVQIAMEEARDWLAKISSD, from the coding sequence ATGACCAAAAAACCTTGGCAAGGAAGGTTTAATGAGGAAACGTCCCGAATACTGGAGGATTTTTCCCAGTCCGTGACCTTTGACAGGGAGCTTTATCCCCAGGATATCAGGGGCAGCATGGCCCATGCCCGTATGCTGGGTAAACAGGGGATCATTACCGAGGAAGATTCGGAACTCATTATCGAAGGTCTCGAAGGGATCCTTGAGGAGCTGGATGGCGGTTCCATGCCATGGGAATCGGTTCTGGAAGATGTGCATATGAATATCGAAACGCTTCTCACTGAGCGCATCGGCGAGGCAGGGGGACGACTGCACACTGCACGAAGCAGGAACGACCAGGTAGCCCTCGATCTAAAGCTGTATGTTCGGGACACCTGTGATGTGATTTTAGAGCGGATAGAGCGCATGCTCCACTGTCTCCTTGAAAGGGCCCAGGAGCATTCCGACACAGTCATGCCAGGGTATACCCACCTGCAAAGGGCACAACCCGTCCTGCTCTCCCATCACCTCATGGCCTACTTTGAAATGATGAGAAGGGACCATGGAAGGTTTCTATCTCTTAAAAGCAGCCTCAACGATTCGCCCCTTGGCGCTGGAGCCCTGGCCGGGACTCCGCACCCCATTGACCGAACCATGACAGCCAGGGAATTGGGTTTTACTGACACCACGAGAAACAGTATGGACACCGTTTCAGACAGGGATTTCGCCGCACAGTTCCTCTTTGACGCAGCACTGTGCCAGATCCACCTGAGCCGTCTGGCCGAGGAGATCGTATTGTGGGCATCCGCCGAGTTTTCCTTCGTCACTCTTCCGGACGGGTTCGCCACCGGCAGCAGCATGATGCCACAGAAGAAAAATCCCGATTCCGCTGAACTTGTGCGCGGTAAAACAGGACGGGCTATCGGTAACCTCACTTCCCTTCTGGTTGTTTTGAAAGGTCTTCCTCTAACCTACAACCGGGACCTCCAGGAGGACAAGGAACCGATCTTCGACTCGGTCAGGACCCTGACTGGATCTCTTGAAGTCATGACCGGACTGATGAGCGACGTCCAGTTTGAGGCAGCCAATATGGAGGCCGCAGCCGATGGCGGTTTCACCACAGCAACGGACCTGGCTGACTACATTGTTGAAAAGGGTGTTCCCTTCCGGGAGGCACACGAGATCACAGGAAAGCTTGTGGCTCTTTGCCTTGCAAAGGGGTGCGGCCTGAGTGATCTGGACATCAACGAAATGAGGGAAGAGTGCGGCCTCATTGATGCGGATGTTTTCAACATTCTAAAAGTGACGTCCTCGGTGGCGCGCAGGGACATACCCGGAGGGACGGCGGGGAATCAGGTCCAGATCGCAATGGAGGAAGCCCGTGACTGGCTGGCCAAGATCAGTTCTGATTAG